One genomic segment of Amycolatopsis sp. WQ 127309 includes these proteins:
- a CDS encoding molybdopterin-binding protein, which translates to MRLSTRNQLTGTVSAIKPGAVMSVVTVELDGGQQVVASITKDATDELELAPGKPVTVLVKSTEVMLGVE; encoded by the coding sequence ATGCGTCTCTCCACCCGCAACCAGCTCACCGGCACCGTTTCGGCCATCAAGCCCGGCGCCGTGATGTCCGTCGTGACCGTCGAGCTCGACGGCGGCCAGCAGGTCGTCGCGTCGATCACGAAGGACGCCACCGACGAGCTGGAGCTGGCGCCGGGCAAGCCGGTGACCGTGCTCGTGAAGTCCACGGAGGTCATGCTCGGCGTCGAGTGA
- a CDS encoding M24 family metallopeptidase yields MGDVVEDEALRAERLLDAQVKAVELFAAVEERGILAPGVRETEASDAIRDLAGDLLGIRRYWHKRIVRAGVNTLRPYRENPPDRVLGEDDIAFADFGPIFEDWEADFGRTFVLGDDPVKHALRDALPKVFDAGRAYFDALPDITGEQLYAHMVQLAHEAGWEFGGEIAGHLVGQFPHETIDGARIASYIAPGSDQPMRRPDRGGQASHWILEVHLVDRDREIGGFFEQLLDLGPAAAQS; encoded by the coding sequence ATGGGTGACGTGGTCGAGGACGAAGCGCTGCGGGCCGAGCGGTTGCTGGACGCGCAGGTGAAGGCGGTCGAGCTGTTCGCCGCGGTCGAGGAACGCGGGATCCTCGCGCCGGGCGTGCGCGAGACCGAGGCGAGCGACGCGATCCGCGACCTGGCCGGGGACCTGCTCGGCATCCGCCGCTACTGGCACAAGCGGATCGTCCGCGCCGGCGTCAACACGCTGCGGCCCTACCGCGAGAACCCGCCGGATCGCGTGCTCGGCGAGGACGACATCGCCTTCGCCGACTTCGGCCCGATCTTCGAGGACTGGGAAGCCGACTTCGGCCGCACGTTCGTGCTGGGCGACGACCCGGTCAAGCACGCGCTGCGCGACGCGCTGCCGAAGGTGTTCGACGCCGGGCGGGCGTACTTCGACGCGCTGCCGGACATCACGGGCGAGCAGCTGTACGCGCACATGGTCCAGCTCGCGCACGAAGCGGGCTGGGAGTTCGGCGGCGAGATCGCCGGGCACCTCGTCGGCCAGTTCCCGCACGAGACGATCGACGGCGCCAGGATCGCGTCCTACATCGCGCCCGGCAGCGACCAGCCGATGCGCCGGCCGGACCGGGGCGGCCAGGCGTCGCACTGGATCCTGGAGGTCCACCTCGTCGACCGCGACCGCGAGATCGGCGGCTTCTTCGAGCAGCTCCTCGACCTGGGTCCCGCCGCCGCACAGTCGTGA
- a CDS encoding FMN-dependent NADH-azoreductase yields the protein MAHLLHIDSSITGEASVSRRLSARAAAAWRAAHPDCTVTYRDLGENPVPHIDAAGGTAGRVPPEHHTPAQAAAWALTREIVGEVQAADTVLLGLPLYNFGPPSSVKAWVDHLIAPGLSTDAVTMAGLLGGREFIVLASRGGGYGAGTPRAGWDHAEAWLPHGLAPTGLEPRFITAELTLSYVKPAMAELIPLADASLATAERTIDELWATARV from the coding sequence ATGGCGCATCTCCTGCACATCGACTCGAGCATCACCGGCGAGGCTTCGGTGAGCCGCAGGCTCAGCGCGCGGGCCGCGGCCGCGTGGCGGGCCGCCCACCCCGACTGCACGGTGACCTACCGCGACCTGGGGGAAAACCCGGTGCCGCACATCGACGCGGCGGGTGGGACGGCCGGCCGGGTGCCGCCGGAGCACCACACGCCCGCGCAGGCGGCGGCGTGGGCGCTGACGCGGGAGATCGTCGGCGAGGTCCAGGCGGCCGACACCGTGCTGCTGGGCCTGCCGCTGTACAACTTCGGCCCGCCGAGCAGCGTCAAGGCGTGGGTCGACCACCTCATCGCCCCCGGGCTCTCGACCGACGCCGTGACGATGGCCGGCCTGCTCGGCGGCCGGGAGTTCATCGTGCTGGCCAGCCGCGGCGGCGGTTACGGCGCGGGCACGCCCCGCGCGGGCTGGGACCACGCCGAGGCGTGGCTGCCGCACGGCCTCGCGCCGACCGGCCTGGAGCCGCGGTTCATCACCGCCGAGCTGACGCTGTCGTACGTGAAGCCGGCGATGGCGGAGCTCATCCCGCTGGCCGACGCCAGCCTCGCGACGGCCGAACGCACCATCGACGAGCTGTGGGCGACCGCGCGCGTCTGA